A segment of the Sphingobacterium oryzagri genome:
TCAAGCATACGTTTAATTTTAACCTAACCGATACGGACGAAAAGGTGTCACTGATCCTGAGCAACGGAACCCTCCACCCTCGCGTCGGCAGTCATGCCCCTAAAAATGTATCCGCGACGATCACCTTGCCGCGAAGTGTGCTTATGGCGCTCGCATCAGATCCAAAAAATGCAGACCTCGCGGGGTTGGAAAAGAAGGGCACAGTAAAAATCGAAGGCGATAGAGAGGCGTTTACCGCACTGCTAAACAACATTGTCAACTTTGACAAAATGTTCAATATTATTGAGCCTTAGCAACTCATACATTAATTACCGCATACAAAATCAAAAAACAATAAGATGAAAAATTTAACATTTAATCACCTGCTTCTTTTGCTGATCGCATCCATTTGCGTGCAGTGTACGAGCAGTAGCAGAATCACAGGAACATGGAAATCTGATGAAGCTGATCTAGGGAGTTACCAACATGTTATCGTTGTAGCGCTCACGGAAAAGACGGTCACACGCCAGCAAGTGGAAGACAAAATTGTTCAGGGTCTGACAGAAATTGGCGTGCATGCGCAAAAAAGTATCGACGTTTTTCCGCCGGACTTTGTCAGCAAAAACCTTTCGAAATCAGACGTGGTTCTGCAGGAGATAAAACGCAAAAACGCTGACGCCATCGTCACTGTAGCCTTGATTGATCAAACATCTGAACAGCGCTATGTGCCTTCAGCTGGCGCTTATCCGGTAAGCCGATTTGGTTACTACGGTAATTTTGCACGATATTACGGCAATTGGGCAAACAGTCTCTACGCGCCCGGTTACTACACGACGGATAAAACATACTATATCGAAACGAATGTTTACGATGTGCAATCGGGTAATCTGGTATGGTCTGCACAGTCCGAAACTTATAATCCAGCAGGTATTGACGGTTTCTTAAACAGCTACACCAAAGCGATGAAAAGCACGTTGGAAAAAGAAGGCCTTATTAAAGCCAAATAAGCCAGCAGATTTTACAAGGCACTTCTTCAAGCGCTCACCATGAAAAGGTTCCAGCATTTGAAGAAGTGCCTTTTTGAAAAGTGACTAAACCGTGTATGTTATACTTTTACGCCCAAGTGGTCTAAAACAAGTCAGCACAATAGCCAGCACTATCCACAACGCAATACCGTAGCAGCTGTAAACAATAACTTTTTCACCCGCAGGCTGGTTTGCTGCTACAGCAAGTAAGCCCCAGATACCGACGACACCATACGCGCGCATATTACGTTTTACGACCATAAGCACATTCAAAAACCCTGCGATGAAAATTAGGATCATCGCCCAGGTGCCATCGGTTAAACCGAAGCCATTCCAATCATACTTCATCAATAATGAAGCGACATTCGCGATAATCGCTAGCGATATCCAGCCCGCATATAAGGAAAAGGGAAAGGAAATCAGCCAATAGTGTTTAATACTTGTTTTGGTTATACTCAGCTGCAACCTGACGACAATCACCAGGAGCGACAGTAGCAATACGGCCATAATAAAAACACTTAGCAAGGTGTAATGACTTAACCAGGCCAGCACCCAACACATATTAGCTAAACAGGACAGCGCAAACCACCAACCTATCCGCTGCAAAGCCGGCAAAGGTTCTCGCCTTTTAAAAGCATGAACGGTGCTGTATACCACAAAACAAGCTAAACTAAGATAAATAACTCCCCAAATGGAAAATGCATAACCGGCAGGCGTAAAACGCGTAAAATATTCATCCGAAACCGTCTTCATGGTATTCCCCTGCACGATTCCGGTATTGGAAAGGTAATTGACAACGACTGTGCAAACCAGCATAATGCCGTTTATCCACGCATATTTTTTGTTTTCCATGAGTTTTTTCGGTGTTTATATTAAGTTGCTTTCCTGCTGTTGAATGACTATCGACTTAGCTGCCTCTCCTATCAACACATCCTGACAGCAAAAGTTTAGTGTTTACCATAATTTTGAACGATGTTCAGCTGTTTACGCCTAATTTCCACCAATCCCGTTCGATGTTAAATGTCAAAATTCCGTTTCCCAAGTTTGTTTACGATGTTGAAAGTTTGAGGAATCATGGAACCGTCACAGCACGGTTTAGCTTCGCATCAGGTCATGGTTCGTTAGCGCTTTACGTTATTTAAACCATGGGCGCACGTAAAAACACGCGCATTTACGCACAGTACGCGATTGAACATTGGCTTCACGATGTTTCAATAGCCATGGCTACATCATAGCCCTACAAAACAAAGGGGGCGCCACCAAGAAACCGCGCATGAATAAAAATACCTGCTTTCGCTATATCTACCTGTATTGTTAAATGCGCAACAAAGGAAGGACGAAAGGAGAACTATACCTGCTAATCCTCGTTATTTTAACGTTCTGAAACAAACAAATATGAAAATAGGCATCATAGCACATTTAAAGCACCCGATACGCAAACCTTTTATGGGCGGCCTGGAGGCATTTACGCACGATATCACCAAACTGTTGATTGCGCGAGGCCACGACGTAACGCTATTTGCGAGCGAGCTATCTGATCCGGCATTAAACGTATATCCAATCATGAGCGATACAGACTACGATCGGGAAACATTGAGCAGGTTTCGTTCGCACGAAATGAGTGAAGATTTTATATCGACACATCATGCCTATCTCGAACTGATGCAGGATATTGACAACAAAGGATTTGACATTATTTTTAATAATAGCCTCAACTATGTACCTATCACGATGTCTACGATTTGCAAAACACCTGTCATCACGGTGCTGCATACGCCGCCGATCTTTGAAATGAAAAGGGCGGCTGCCAAAGAACGAGCAGCGGGCGGCATGACCTATGTATCGGTTTCTGAACCGAATGCTGATGCCTGGAAACCCTACATCAATAACTGTACGGTTATTAACAATGGCATTGATCTAAATCAGTGGACATATCAGGCTGTTAACGACAGACAATATGTCGTTTGGTTCGGAAGGATACATCCCGACAAAGGCACGCACCTAGCCATTCAGGCAGCCAAACTTGCGGGTAAGAAAATTAAAATAGCGGGTTCGATTGCCGACCGGCACTACTTTGAAACATTTGTTGAACCGTTATTGGATGCAGACGCCGAATGGGTGTCGCATTGCACACACGAGGAGCTCAACGGCCTGATTGGCAATGCCGAGGTAAGTATTATCACGCCTTGTTGGGATGAGCCTTTCGGACTGGTCGTCGCAGAAAGTCTGGCCTGTGGCACGCCAGTAGCGGGAATAGCCCGCGGCGCTTTGCCAAGTATTTTAACGCATGAAACTGGCGCGCTGACCAAATCATGCGATCCGGAAGAAATCGCGCGTTGCGTGCTTGCCGCATCAAAACTTGACAGGATAGCGTGCCGCGAACAGGCCGTTGGAAGACTTTGTCAGATTTCCATGGTGGAGCGTTACGAGCATCTGTTTAACGAAGTCATCCAAAAGCAGTTTTTTCGGCATGCCATATAACATCGCTTATTATGTGCATCATCACGGTGCCGGACATCTTATGCGTGCCATAGCGATAGCCAAAGCTTTGATTAAGCAACGCGATTGCGAAATAACATTTTTAGGGACAGGTTTGTCCAGATACCGGAGCGAAATACCTTCTGAAATCGGTGTTACTGAACTTCCGGCTGACGTTCCGGCGGCTACGGATGTGCATTACCGTACTGCTGAAGTGCCCAACCTGCATTATTCGCCTTTCCACGTTCAAGGTCTATTGGACAGAAATGTGCTTATTTTACAGCACTTTCAAGCGCATCCGGAAACGCTCTGTGTTGTAGACGTATCCAGCGAGGTCACGCAACTAGCCCGACTATCCGGTATTCCGACCATTGTCATTCGCCAACACGGTGACCGGCTAGATCTGGCACACCAGTTGGCGTACGAAAGTGCCGATCTTATTGTAGCGCCTTATCCGGAAAGTATGAGTACGCCGTCACAAGAAGGCATTTATGATTATAAAACACTTTTTAGCGGTGGCTTCTCCCGATATGATGATCTGCCAACGCAGCCTGACATAGCACATGAGCATGATATTGCCGTGCTTGTCGGGAAAGGTGGTACAAATTTCAACAGCCATTTTGTATACCAACTTCAGCGGCAGCTGCCTGAACACTATCGGCTGCACATTATCGGCGATTTATTTCGACCACAAACGAACAACAACATCACGATGTATGGGCAGCTTGCCGATCCGCAGCCCATTTTAGCACGCTGTTCCGTAGTGATTTGCAATGCCGGACACAATACCATCATGGAGGTAGCTTCTTTACGCAAGCGCACAGTTTGCATTCCCGCTTCCCGTCCCTTTGATGAGCAATTCGCAAAAGCAGCAGCTTTACAGCGATTAGGGCTGGCGATTGTCGTTGCAGAAGCGGATATGATGTCTGTAGACTGGCTGGATATCCTTCGGCAAGCCAACGAGCTTGACGTCTCGCGTTGGTCGTCTATCATAGACGAATCAGCATTGCATAAGATTGCTAAAAAAATTTTTCAAACGTTTGATTCTCATTTCCACACCAGCCGGAACGAACAGTAAAACTTACAACGAAAATATGTCTAATCAAATTTCTATATTAACCCTTGTTCATCATCGCACGCAAGCTTTGCACAACCAACTGTCGGCAATAGCTGGCAGCACTGCGTATCCGGCCGAGCTTATCGT
Coding sequences within it:
- a CDS encoding glycosyltransferase family 4 protein, with product MKIGIIAHLKHPIRKPFMGGLEAFTHDITKLLIARGHDVTLFASELSDPALNVYPIMSDTDYDRETLSRFRSHEMSEDFISTHHAYLELMQDIDNKGFDIIFNNSLNYVPITMSTICKTPVITVLHTPPIFEMKRAAAKERAAGGMTYVSVSEPNADAWKPYINNCTVINNGIDLNQWTYQAVNDRQYVVWFGRIHPDKGTHLAIQAAKLAGKKIKIAGSIADRHYFETFVEPLLDADAEWVSHCTHEELNGLIGNAEVSIITPCWDEPFGLVVAESLACGTPVAGIARGALPSILTHETGALTKSCDPEEIARCVLAASKLDRIACREQAVGRLCQISMVERYEHLFNEVIQKQFFRHAI
- a CDS encoding glycosyltransferase, which gives rise to MPYNIAYYVHHHGAGHLMRAIAIAKALIKQRDCEITFLGTGLSRYRSEIPSEIGVTELPADVPAATDVHYRTAEVPNLHYSPFHVQGLLDRNVLILQHFQAHPETLCVVDVSSEVTQLARLSGIPTIVIRQHGDRLDLAHQLAYESADLIVAPYPESMSTPSQEGIYDYKTLFSGGFSRYDDLPTQPDIAHEHDIAVLVGKGGTNFNSHFVYQLQRQLPEHYRLHIIGDLFRPQTNNNITMYGQLADPQPILARCSVVICNAGHNTIMEVASLRKRTVCIPASRPFDEQFAKAAALQRLGLAIVVAEADMMSVDWLDILRQANELDVSRWSSIIDESALHKIAKKIFQTFDSHFHTSRNEQ